Genomic window (Nymphaea colorata isolate Beijing-Zhang1983 chromosome 1, ASM883128v2, whole genome shotgun sequence):
TCAACAACTCTACATTTGAGCATCTTTAGAAATTCTGAAAAGCTGGAGAGAAGCCTATTCCTGCCTTCAAACGCATttccaacctttttttttccacctcTTGTTGTTAGAAGAGAAAATACCGATTCTATGCTGGGTATGTCTGATTATTTGGACACaggcaaacaaaaaatttagttCATGGAGTTTCTGATCCTCATGTCACACAATAAAAGGGGCATGACTTTATTCATAATAAATTGCCACAGTAGGCATACATGTCACATCATCTATTAATCATACAATATCAATTAATGCATCCCCACACACCAAGTCCTTCTTAGTTGTTGTTGTCCATCCAGAAGGCAGACTGTAGCTCATCAATCACCTTCTTGTCAACCTGGAAGGCCTTGGCAAGAAGGTCATCCGAGATGGGTGGCTTCGCCCCGAACACAGCATTAGCAATTGTTATGACGCCAGGGTTCTGGCTGCTCAGCCCAGCAATGGCCACAGCACCTTCTTCCCCTATGTTTTGCTGGAAGTGGATCAGCCCCTGTGGGAACACAAACACGTCTCCCTTGTACAACTTCTTCGTAAACAGCCGGTTCTCCGGGTTGCTGGTCACGAACCCCACGTATAGGCAGCCTTCCAGCACCACCAAGATCTCGGTTCCGCGAGGGTGGGTGTGAGGTGGGTTCAGTCCCCATGGAGCAAAGTCAATCCGAGCCAGGGAGATGCCCAGCGTATTCAGTCCAGGGATTTGTTGAACGTTGACCGCGGTCACCATCGAGCCTAGTGGGTTCGATGTGTTGCCAGGCTTGTCGAGcccagagaagaagaaatcttcCGGCTTAGCCATCATTGGGTTCTTGCACACCTTGCCATTCACAACAACTGCACCAGACAATGGGGTAATTGAACATGCATGACGTAAGAACATTACGAACTAAATATAGCTTGATTATTCTTTAATATGAATATTAGACACACAAAAATAACACGTTAAAAAGACTATAATTTCCATGAACATACGGCAAGGCTCACgcgaacacacacacacaagtataaagaagaaaagtacaCACTTGGGCTATTACGATCAGCAACACAGAAGTCCTGGAGTTGGCTAGGATCAGAAGCATGGCAGCAGGCAGctacaagagaaaaaaagataaggTATGCCAGCTTCATCTTTAGGGCTAGCCTTCAGAATGTAACCGGTGTATTGTATGCAACTCTTAACACAGAAACTCTTCTTTTGTTCTCTGAGGATGCTGGAAGACGGTGCCATGCATCGGCATTTATAATGTTGCAGAAAGATTTAGCGCACTTATCCTACGTTAGAATATTAGGATATGGAATAAGTCATCAATCCTTGCGTTGCTGATTGATACAAAACATTCAACTTCCTTGAATTTTGGACACGCAATTAAATCATCTTCGCCCATGACCAAGACCACTCAGAGATGGTGCTTGCACCAATTCAAACCTCGTCATTTTCCTAATTCTATTAAATATTAAACAGTAGCAGATATCACCAAGTCCACTCTGCAGCattgttttgttatatatacatatataatatatatatataagagagagagagagagagagtttaaaattttattagtttaaCTAAAGCTTACGTACGTGACTTGGTAGCTTCGCCCATGGGCCAAATGGATCGATGGGATTTTTAGACTGTATCTGCTCTTAATGTACAAGGACCCTGGTGCTCCAGCACTTTCCGGTCACGCGTTATCAGGGTGGTTTCTGCgagtccttttctttcttctttgtatATCCACGACAATCTTTGAAGGTTGGAGACCATCTATAGGTTCATATATCAACTGCAAAAATCTTCTAGAGATTTTAGTGCTGCAAACTGGGCCAAGTGCAGGGCTCTTAGGTACTCAGCAAGGTATTAGATGGGGCCTAGAGATGCCTGGAAAAATCCTGAACGCCCTTTGACTCCAGACCAGTCAAACGGTTGCCTACTTGGGCTCTTCTCAAAATGAACAGGCCAGAGACGAAGCCTTATTGGCTTCTGCAACCAGGTCAGGAACAGTTACCAATTGGGCTGCCCAAGTAAGGGCGCACTCTTAATGCTGGCCTGAACCTCACCAAAACCATGCTGAGTACCTAAGAGCCTGAAGGGTGCCCCCAAATTGCCATAATCAAGAATTTTTTCCCAAG
Coding sequences:
- the LOC116246408 gene encoding putative germin-like protein 2-1, translated to MKLAYLIFFSLVAACCHASDPSQLQDFCVADRNSPIVVNGKVCKNPMMAKPEDFFFSGLDKPGNTSNPLGSMVTAVNVQQIPGLNTLGISLARIDFAPWGLNPPHTHPRGTEILVVLEGCLYVGFVTSNPENRLFTKKLYKGDVFVFPQGLIHFQQNIGEEGAVAIAGLSSQNPGVITIANAVFGAKPPISDDLLAKAFQVDKKVIDELQSAFWMDNNN